In Tursiops truncatus isolate mTurTru1 chromosome X, mTurTru1.mat.Y, whole genome shotgun sequence, the following proteins share a genomic window:
- the SOWAHD gene encoding ankyrin repeat domain-containing protein SOWAHD, with translation MAGAPTPPGPPTARAGGPPSARSRSPSLSSPPSLPPSEPNCSSRFLPQRQRQFLSWWGPGRAANARHWNSRGGRTMAEPRGAAKPAPKASFAPTELSLRSAPQPRPSRVDTVSLGRYRGNATTAFHRSVMPSGTVSGRRRGALRELLGLQGAAPAGWLSEERPEEQSPGGPNAPSGSGLCLEPREHAWILAAAEGRFEALQELLEVEPGLLLRGDPITGYTVLHWLAKHGRHEELILVHDFAQRRGLRLDVSAPGSGGLTPLHLAALQGHDMVVKVLVGALGADPTRRDHSGHRACHYLRPDAPWSLRELSGAEDWETAGSSERNNANNNSSGGGAACTPRRASSAVGASVVETAAAAPAKGKDSVGRRVAQIQGLLRHMFPFFQDR, from the coding sequence ATGGCCGGagctcccacccctccaggccccCCCACCGCCCGTGCCGGGGGCCCTCCCTCGGCTCGCTCgcgctctccctccctctcctcccctccttcgcTCCCTCCCTCCGAGCCCAATTGCTCAAGCCGCTTCCTTCCCCAACGCCAGCGCCAGTTCCTCTCTTGGTGGGGCCCGGGAAGGGCAGCAAACGCTAGACACTGGAACAGCCGCGGCGGCAGGACCATGGCCGAGCCCCGAGGGGCCGCGAAGCCGGCACCCAAGGCCTCCTTCGCACCGACCGAGCTCAGCCTGCGGAGCGCCCCGCAGCCCCGCCCCTCGAGAGTGGACACCGTCAGCCTGGGCAGGTACCGGGGCAACGCCACCACCGCCTTCCACCGCTCGGTGATGCCCTCGGGAACAGTCTCGGGGCGCCGGCGGGGAGCGCTGCGGGAGCTGTTGGGGCTGCAGGGGGCGGCTCCCGCCGGGTGGCTGTCGGAGGAGCGCCCCGAGGAGCAGTCCCCGGGCGGGCCGAACGCACCGAGCGGTAGCGGGCTATGCCTGGAGCCCCGGGAGCACGCGTGGATACTGGCGGCCGCTGAGGGCCGCTTTGAGGCGCTGCAGGAGCTGCTGGAGGTCGAGCCGGGGCTGCTCCTGCGGGGCGACCCGATCACGGGCTACACGGTGCTGCACTGGCTGGCCAAGCACGGGCGCCACGAGGAACTCATCCTGGTGCACGACTTCGCCCAGCGCAGGGGGCTGCGGCTCGACGTGAGCGCCCCGGGTAGCGGCGGCCTCACGCCCCTCCACCTGGCGGCCCTGCAGGGCCACGATATGGTCGTCAAGGTGCTGGTGGGCGCCTTGGGGGCAGACCCCACGCGCCGCGACCACAGCGGCCACCGGGCCTGTCACTACCTGCGGCCcgacgcgccctggagcctgcgggAGCTGTCGGGGGCCGAGGACTGGGAGACGGCGGGCAGCAGCGAGCGTAACAACGCCAACAACaacagcagcggcggcggcgccgCGTGTACGCCGAGACGCGCCTCCAGCGCAGTGGGCGCGTCGGTCGTGGAGACAGCGGCGGCGGCGCCCGCCAAGGGGAAGGACTCCGTGGGCAGACGGGTGGCGCAAATTCAAGGCCTTCTCCGCCATATGTTCCCCTTCTTCCAGGACCGTTGA